One window of the Bdellovibrionales bacterium genome contains the following:
- a CDS encoding small ribosomal subunit Rsm22 family protein, with translation MPKIYSFPEKYQAKIERALAKLGYSLNQPSKIAECVLSLSHFYQEGGRETPWSKTQSQVAYLSYFFPLNYVRHLKILDEAKSHIPKNTTAPVLDFGFGLGSSRLALLDSDWITPQTPYTAIEKSGAAKELYGFLESSPILQWTAAYDSTPNSRSWGVMSYSLNELATLPRWVSQLDTVLIVEPSTQKIGRNLMALRSTFMEAQFEILAPCTHREACPLLTHSKTDWCHDRIHWEQPAWFSAIEAQLPIKNNTLTYSYLLLSKSSQNKNSNEGRVVSDELHEKGKTRWLYCRNSEREYLSWLERAGPAPQIKRGDLPQVRVTEKKGNELRFTLS, from the coding sequence GTGCCGAAAATTTATTCCTTTCCCGAGAAATATCAAGCGAAAATCGAGAGAGCTTTAGCAAAGCTGGGGTACTCGTTAAATCAACCATCAAAGATTGCCGAATGCGTTCTTTCGCTGTCTCACTTCTATCAAGAGGGGGGCCGAGAAACTCCATGGAGCAAAACCCAGTCGCAAGTGGCCTATCTCAGTTACTTTTTTCCGCTCAATTACGTTCGCCATCTTAAGATTCTCGATGAGGCCAAAAGCCACATTCCCAAGAACACCACCGCTCCTGTGCTCGATTTTGGCTTCGGTTTAGGAAGTAGCCGACTGGCTCTTCTCGATAGCGATTGGATCACCCCGCAAACACCCTACACGGCCATCGAAAAGAGCGGCGCCGCCAAGGAGCTCTACGGCTTTCTCGAGAGCTCGCCCATCCTTCAATGGACCGCCGCTTACGATTCGACTCCCAACTCTCGAAGCTGGGGAGTGATGAGTTATTCTCTCAATGAGTTAGCGACGCTCCCTCGGTGGGTCTCTCAACTGGACACGGTTTTGATCGTTGAGCCCTCCACCCAAAAGATCGGTCGAAATCTCATGGCTTTGCGCTCCACTTTTATGGAGGCCCAATTCGAAATCCTCGCCCCGTGCACCCATCGTGAGGCCTGCCCCCTTCTCACTCACTCGAAGACGGATTGGTGCCATGATCGAATTCACTGGGAGCAGCCCGCCTGGTTTTCTGCCATCGAGGCCCAACTTCCCATTAAGAACAATACTCTCACTTACTCGTACTTACTCCTCAGTAAGTCGTCCCAGAACAAAAATTCAAATGAGGGTCGAGTGGTCAGCGACGAGCTCCACGAAAAGGGAAAAACACGGTGGCTCTATTGTCGCAACTCCGAGCGCGAATACTTATCCTGGCTAGAGCGCGCCGGCCCCGCGCCACAAATCAAACGAGGGGACCTGCCCCAGGTTCGAGTGACAGAAAAAAAAGGAAATGAACTGCGCTTTACACTTTCGTGA
- a CDS encoding peroxiredoxin: MSAKKSSSSKTTKTVKKTPKKTEVAAAPSAIVGKKVGKFSLEATDGVITEKDISTPTVLYFYPKDNTSGCTQEGHDFKDKFMQFKKLGVKVYGVSRDSIKSHNSFRLKQQYPFHLISDPEEKLCKIFDVIKEKSLYGRKYMGVDRSTFLIDGNGKVIQEWRGVKIPGHVEQVLEAAKAAF, from the coding sequence ATGTCAGCAAAGAAATCGAGTTCGAGTAAAACGACTAAAACCGTTAAAAAAACGCCCAAGAAGACAGAAGTCGCCGCCGCCCCCAGTGCGATCGTCGGCAAAAAAGTGGGCAAATTTTCGTTAGAAGCCACTGATGGCGTTATTACTGAAAAAGACATTTCCACTCCCACCGTTTTGTACTTTTACCCCAAAGATAATACCAGCGGTTGCACCCAAGAGGGTCATGATTTTAAAGACAAATTCATGCAATTTAAAAAGTTAGGTGTAAAAGTTTATGGGGTCTCTCGCGACTCCATCAAGTCCCACAATAGCTTTCGCCTCAAGCAGCAGTATCCCTTCCATTTGATCAGCGATCCCGAGGAAAAGCTCTGTAAAATCTTCGACGTGATCAAAGAGAAGAGTCTTTATGGACGTAAATACATGGGTGTGGATCGCAGTACGTTTTTGATCGATGGAAACGGAAAAGTGATTCAAGAGTGGCGCGGAGTTAAAATTCCTGGCCATGTGGAACAAGTTTTAGAGGCGGCGAAAGCCGCCTTCTAA